A window of Deltaproteobacteria bacterium contains these coding sequences:
- a CDS encoding zinc metalloprotease HtpX codes for MSTNTFKTFILLAGLSALLLFIGQALGGRSGLYFALFMAFIMNMVGYWFSDKIALAMSGAKEVSVNEAPELHQMVEKLSVQAGLPKPRVYIIPQETPNAFATGRNPEHAAVAVTEGISRILKPAELEGVLAHELAHIKNRDILISSVAAVIAGAISYMATMAQWGAFLGMGRSDDDEGGGRGNIIAVVLMAIIAPIAAMLIQMAISRSREYQADSTGAKIIGAGRPLANALIKLEEYNKQVPMQVNPAQAQMYIVNPLSAGGFTRLFSTHPPIQERVARLMAMGPIHP; via the coding sequence ATGTCAACCAACACTTTTAAGACTTTTATTTTGCTCGCCGGACTGAGCGCCCTCTTATTATTTATCGGCCAGGCTTTGGGCGGCCGATCTGGTCTTTACTTTGCCCTGTTCATGGCTTTCATTATGAACATGGTAGGCTACTGGTTCAGCGACAAGATCGCCCTGGCCATGAGCGGGGCCAAGGAAGTCTCTGTTAACGAGGCTCCCGAACTTCACCAGATGGTGGAAAAACTGTCCGTTCAGGCCGGCCTTCCCAAGCCCAGGGTGTATATCATTCCTCAGGAGACTCCCAATGCCTTTGCTACCGGCCGCAATCCGGAGCATGCCGCCGTCGCCGTAACCGAAGGCATCTCGCGCATCCTCAAGCCTGCTGAATTAGAAGGTGTCTTGGCCCACGAGTTGGCGCATATTAAAAACCGGGATATCCTCATCAGCTCCGTGGCCGCGGTTATTGCCGGGGCCATCAGCTATATGGCTACGATGGCTCAATGGGGAGCGTTCCTGGGTATGGGCAGGAGTGATGATGATGAAGGAGGCGGCAGGGGTAATATCATCGCCGTCGTGCTTATGGCCATCATAGCCCCCATCGCCGCCATGCTCATCCAGATGGCCATCTCCCGCAGCCGGGAATATCAGGCGGATTCTACGGGAGCCAAAATCATCGGTGCTGGCCGCCCGCTGGCCAACGCCCTGATCAAGCTGGAAGAGTACAATAAGCAAGTGCCCATGCAGGTAAACCCGGCCCAAGCCCAGATGTATATCGTCAATCCCCTCTCGGCGGGAGGGTTCACCCGGCTCTTCAGCACCCACCCGCCTATCCAGGAAAGGGTGGCTCGCCTGATGGCCATGGGGCCCATTCATCCTTAG
- a CDS encoding MerR family transcriptional regulator has protein sequence MERGHYTIGEFARLLGVSPRTVDFYTRQGLLHPEQPGRSHGYRHYTERDLNRIALIKQLQARKFSLQEIRQILNSPHGQKATSAVEILEQVMIDLDRLQNLIQKTRSSTSTANQPAMRVVATEALQKATGLCSLLVTFLQDMPLL, from the coding sequence ATGGAAAGGGGGCATTATACGATTGGTGAGTTTGCCCGGTTGCTGGGGGTTAGCCCCAGGACGGTCGATTTCTATACCCGGCAGGGTCTCCTTCATCCCGAACAGCCAGGTCGAAGTCATGGATACCGTCATTATACGGAAAGGGACCTCAACCGTATAGCTCTGATCAAACAGCTCCAGGCGCGCAAATTTTCGTTACAGGAAATCCGCCAGATTTTAAATTCCCCCCATGGGCAGAAAGCAACATCGGCGGTGGAAATCTTGGAACAGGTGATGATCGATCTGGATCGGCTTCAAAACCTTATCCAGAAAACCCGTTCCTCGACTTCTACCGCAAATCAACCCGCCATGCGCGTTGTCGCTACCGAAGCCTTACAAAAGGCTACAGGCCTTTGTTCTTTGCTGGTGACTTTTTTGCAAGATATGCCACTTTTATAG
- a CDS encoding PLP-dependent aspartate aminotransferase family protein gives MIEGKSIFTRAVHAGERGPKPDFQPVSTPIYQTVGFFYEDVKDLNGVFANEREGYVYTRYGNPTNSALEEALANLEGGETALTFGSGMAAVHASLLAAGVKAGASLLAAYDIYGATYAICSRLFPELGVRTHFVDVTNLEEFAKTLSTAKPVAVILETISNPLMKIADIPTISHLAHRAGAKVIVDNTFATPFLFRPIEHGVDFCLHSTTKYIGGHGDVLGGAVVTSRENHAPLHEIIKMTGGNLGPTEAWLTLRGLKTLPLRMRQHCQNALEVARWLEGHPRIARVNYPGLASHPQHELAQKLFPPGFYGGMISFEVKDAAKEEIFRFMEALELIIPATTLGDVYSLVLYPPMSSHRALSPEERAKVGISDRLVRLSVGIEEAAEIIGDLERALEKSR, from the coding sequence ATGATCGAAGGGAAGTCCATTTTTACGCGGGCGGTGCACGCCGGGGAGCGGGGACCCAAACCGGATTTCCAGCCAGTCTCCACGCCCATCTACCAGACGGTGGGTTTTTTTTATGAGGACGTAAAAGACCTGAATGGGGTTTTTGCCAATGAGCGCGAGGGCTACGTTTACACCCGGTATGGGAACCCGACGAACTCCGCCCTGGAGGAGGCCCTGGCGAACTTGGAGGGAGGAGAAACCGCTTTAACCTTCGGTTCGGGAATGGCGGCTGTACACGCCAGCCTGCTTGCTGCCGGAGTCAAAGCGGGAGCTTCGCTTCTGGCGGCCTACGATATTTATGGGGCTACGTACGCAATCTGTTCGCGCCTTTTCCCTGAACTGGGGGTGCGGACCCATTTCGTGGATGTAACCAACCTTGAGGAATTCGCTAAAACCCTCTCCACAGCCAAACCGGTTGCCGTCATCCTGGAAACCATCTCCAATCCCTTGATGAAAATTGCTGACATTCCCACCATCAGCCATCTGGCTCACCGGGCCGGAGCGAAGGTCATCGTAGATAATACTTTTGCCACCCCCTTCCTCTTCCGGCCCATCGAGCACGGTGTGGATTTTTGCTTACACTCCACTACGAAGTACATCGGAGGGCATGGAGATGTTCTGGGGGGCGCAGTGGTGACATCCCGGGAGAATCACGCCCCCCTCCACGAGATCATCAAAATGACCGGGGGGAACTTGGGACCCACCGAAGCCTGGCTGACCCTCCGGGGATTAAAAACCCTTCCTCTGCGCATGCGTCAGCATTGTCAGAATGCCCTGGAAGTGGCCAGATGGCTGGAGGGCCATCCGCGTATCGCGCGGGTAAATTACCCCGGCCTGGCGAGCCATCCCCAGCACGAACTGGCCCAAAAGCTCTTTCCGCCGGGATTTTATGGGGGGATGATTTCCTTTGAGGTTAAAGACGCCGCCAAAGAGGAGATCTTCCGGTTCATGGAAGCCCTGGAACTCATCATCCCGGCGACCACGCTCGGGGATGTTTACAGCTTAGTCCTTTACCCGCCCATGTCTTCCCATCGGGCCCTAAGCCCGGAAGAAAGGGCAAAAGTGGGAATCAGCGACCGGCTGGTCCGCCTTTCTGTGGGCATTGAAGAGGCCGCGGAGATTATCGGAGACCTGGAGAGGGCCTTGGAAAAAAGTCGCTGA
- a CDS encoding nitronate monooxygenase, with the protein MFQTKITGMFGIKYPIVVGTMMHLSRAEMVAAASNAGALGVLASAIFQTQEEFRLEIKKLKGMTDKPFAVNLNLFPAMRPIDNREYLEVIFDEGIKIVETSGHKAPDELAKDLKAHGVTLIHKCVGVRYALKAESIGADVVTVVGYENGGATGTLDITTLCLVPRVVDALKIPVIGGGGVADGRGFLALLALGAQGVIMGTPLLVAEECPIHPQLKQALIEATELDTMIVMRSIQNSHRVWINEVAKKVAELEKQQAGLQEIVQVAAGEKARRMFQEGDLNAGVISCGQGVGLVKKVMPMKDIIEGIVHQADELRKKLSFI; encoded by the coding sequence ATGTTTCAGACAAAGATCACTGGCATGTTCGGCATCAAGTATCCCATCGTGGTCGGCACCATGATGCACCTTTCCCGGGCCGAGATGGTGGCGGCCGCTTCCAATGCCGGGGCTCTCGGTGTCTTGGCTTCGGCCATTTTTCAGACCCAAGAAGAATTTCGCCTGGAAATAAAAAAGCTCAAAGGAATGACCGACAAACCCTTTGCCGTCAATTTGAATTTATTTCCGGCTATGCGTCCGATTGACAATCGGGAATACCTGGAGGTCATCTTCGATGAGGGGATTAAGATCGTGGAGACCTCCGGCCACAAGGCCCCCGATGAGTTAGCCAAAGATCTCAAGGCCCATGGCGTTACCCTGATTCATAAATGCGTGGGAGTTCGTTATGCTCTGAAAGCCGAGTCTATCGGCGCGGATGTCGTAACCGTGGTGGGATATGAAAATGGCGGTGCCACTGGTACCCTGGATATTACGACTCTCTGCCTCGTCCCGCGCGTAGTGGATGCTTTGAAAATCCCAGTGATCGGCGGGGGAGGCGTAGCGGATGGCCGCGGATTTTTAGCTCTGCTGGCCCTGGGGGCGCAAGGGGTGATCATGGGAACTCCCCTGTTGGTGGCCGAAGAATGTCCCATTCATCCCCAATTAAAACAAGCCTTGATCGAGGCCACCGAGCTGGACACCATGATCGTCATGCGGTCCATCCAGAATTCCCACCGGGTATGGATCAACGAAGTGGCCAAGAAAGTGGCCGAACTGGAAAAACAACAGGCCGGGCTGCAGGAGATCGTCCAGGTGGCTGCCGGAGAAAAAGCCAGGAGAATGTTCCAGGAAGGAGACCTGAACGCCGGGGTCATTTCCTGTGGGCAGGGAGTAGGGCTGGTAAAAAAAGTGATGCCCATGAAGGACATTATCGAAGGAATTGTCCATCAGGCTGACGAGCTGAGGAAAAAACTATCATTTATTTGA